In Archocentrus centrarchus isolate MPI-CPG fArcCen1 chromosome 23, fArcCen1, whole genome shotgun sequence, the sequence TCCTGCAGAGTCCTAAAACAATGAGACATGAAACTAGCACAAAGACACACTCGTAATTACTACAGAAATACTTGattaatacaaaaacacaaaaaattattGCTAAGAGACTCAAAACTGCCAGAAAGCAACTTTAAACTCTCACAGAGACTGAAATCTTCTTGCAGAGGCTTCAGATTATTGTGCAGTctacaaacaacacaaaagggACTCAAGACTATTGCACAGAGACTTGAGACTAACATATAGACTCTAAACTACCACAGACATGTACCAGGACACTTGAAATTACTGCTAAGAGACTCAAAACTACTGCAAATACTCTCAAAGCAATTGCATGCAAACTTGAGATGTTtaagaatttaaatttaatcatttaaattaaacaaaatgactgaaactcttcataATCATCTTATGTTTCACAGtttggctgttttttgttttctttgcgtCTGATTTTTGTAATTCATCCTTTAAATAactgatataaaaatataatccaGGTCTGAGTTTAAATCATAATAAATTCTAGGTGTGATCCCTAATGACTTGTTAATGATGTGACCTGTGAGGTGACCTGACGCTCTCCCCGTGCTTCAGGTTCGAGGTGCTGCTGCAGGCCAGCGTGCTGTCGTCGGAATACGACGAGATCTCAGACATGCACAAGAAAGTTCTCAGAGTGAGTGCTCGCACCTTTCCCCATCTTCGTGGGTCACGTATGTTGGAGGAGGCTCCAGCTTTTTATCAGCGTGTctttaagctgtttttttaaaaatgggcgtcagtttttgttaaaatgctgattttctttgtttctggcTGTGAACGCAAATTTCTTTGTGCAGGAAAACCTCTGAtaatgtgtttctgtgcagaTCTCTGGCTCCCTGGACCCCATTGAACGCACCACACAAGACATCAAGAGCAAATTTATTCCCGGAGGCCTGCTGACCGACACTTGGACGCAACAAGTCGGGACACACCACGAGGACAGGAAGTAAGTCTGCATGTATTTAAAAGAACTGGAAAGTCATAATCCAGATGTGACGTGTTGATGCAGTGTGTGCTGATGCAGTGTGTGCTGATGCAGTGTGTGCTGATGCAGTGTGTGTTGATGCAGTGCATGATGCTGGGCTTTTTCTCTGCAGTGTGGAGAAGATCAAAGTGCTGCTGGATGCGATCACTGCCATCTATCAGCAGTTCAAGAAGGACAAAGCGGAGAGACGTGAGTTCGCAGAAACACCTGGAGGCTCAGCTGTTTATCCAGAGTGGAGGAGTTGTTGTTTAATCTGCTGTTAACCAATCATGTAGCACCTCTAACAGTCGCTGACCTGCGTCAGTTTGAAAACTGTTGAGATTTGCTCAGAGGCTCAGTGACAGAAAGGGTGGACACAGCTGGTCTAATTGCACATGTATCCTGTCCCTTAGAAAGGACCTTTTTGGGTTTCTACAGCTCATATTACCTGTGGCGTTCCACAAGGCTCCATTTTAGGTCCTTTCTTATTTTCTATTTGTTTCCATCTGGTAAAATTTGATAAACTCAGAGTCtcctttcattgttatgcagatgacacagatTTATCTTCCCAGCCAAGCTGCTGTTTTAAACTGTCTCAGGGATGATAAATCTGTTAATTTTCTCAATACCAAAAAACCAGTATCATGATTCAGAAATCCTATTGTTGATTCCACAAATCAGATAAACATCACTGAGGTCTCTTGTCTACAGATTTTAAGCCCTTCAtactcttgtttgtttttaagtgctatatatatatatatatatatatatatatatatatatatatatatatatatatatatatatatagcgaCACTTCTCTCTGCTGTTGGATCTGTTACAGTGTTACTTCATGTAATAGTTACTTTAATTTCTATTTCCATGGCTTTCTTTAACAGGGACAGCTCGTTAATGAAGATCAGTATAAGATGGAAACATGCCAGACTTTAGCAGAACTGCTCATTTACATCTGTAGTGTTGGGGCAGTTCACATAAAACTTTAcaataaacaaagacaaacagatacacaacaaacattttgttgttgctttttaatTTAAGGCGGTTTGAAACTCCTTTTAAACAGAGAGCGTTGCTGTGACATGAGTGAAAGTAAAACTTGTGTTCTTCTGCTCAGGTCTGCCGTACAACGAGGAGCAGATCCACAAGTTTGACAAGTAAGTCCCAGCGTTAGCAGGACGACATCCATCAGGCTCCGCCTTCTTCCTGACACCATGTTTGGTTTCTCTCTCACAGACAGAAGTTGGTCCTTCACGCGAGTAAGGCCAGGACTCTGTTCACAGACGAGTGTGCCATGAAGTACCGCCTCTTCATCTCTAAGTGCGAGGATTGGATGAGGTAATGAAGGGAGAGCGGGCAGCTCGGGCCGCCGCTCTTCCGGCTCGAGTGCTGAACTTCCGTCTGTGCTTGTTTTCAGGAAAgttcatcatgtgaggaagcagctgctgaatCTGTCCGGCCAGCTGATCAGCATCGAGAAGGAGGTGACCATGCTGATGGAGAGAACCTTGAAGGTCAGCAACAAACACAGGCTGGTCCTGAATACGTTTAATCTGCCTAAACATTTACAGCCcagaataaaacacattataaagtgatgtcagtgaaaCAAAGAAGTCTCTGTTTGTCTTCCAGCTGCAGGAACTGCTACCTCAGAAAGTTCATCCTCTGGTGTCCAGCGGGCTGAAGCCTCAGACGGCGTACCTGAGCCAGAACACTCTGGTGGAGATGACCCTGGGGTTTgtttcctcttcatcatcatgtTATAGCCCAGTGAGGAGGACGTGtgtgctgactgtgtgctgctgtttttcaggatgaagaagctgaaggaggagatggaggggGTGGTCAAAGAGCTGGCAGAAAACAACCACTTCTTAGAGAGGTCAGACCTTCGTGCTTTTCATTTAGGAAGGAAGTAGATGCAGTTTCTCTTTTCTAGTGTTTGATTTGGAAATTAAAGATAAACCCGAGGCGGGCTCTCAGAACCTGACGGAGGTTTGAAGATGATGATTATCGTTATCCCCCCAAAGTACCATGAAGTGAGTCAAAGCTGACGCCCTCACAATCACctgatttgtttttgctgcaaTAACTTGAGTATATTTATTGAAGCAATGCAACATTTTATCCgaccgacccccccccccccccccccctttttgcagcatttttaaacCTCATCATAAGTTCAGCAGGTATCAACATCACATTTTCAGCtctgtttaaaaactgcaaccagATCAGTTTCACAGCCAGAGTCTGCAGTGTGAATGAAGTGCAGCACAAACCAGCGCAGGAAACTTCAcacagtgcattctgggtaaactgGTATCATGGAAAACCCCGATCCTGCTGAGTGAGCACAGGAAGGGCAGAGGTGGGGTTTACAGATGGGGTGCTTGTTGGTTACTGGCGGAGCATTTAGAGCCAGAGAAGCCTGTCGTTAGAGTCctgtttcacttttattttaactttagtTTGATTGATGTTAATTTGTGGCACAAATGTGACTCCGTACGTCTGCTCTGTCACCTCCCTGCAGGTTTGGGACTCTAACGCTGGACGGCGGCCTGAGAGGTTGAATGAGGTCGAGTCTGTTTGTACATACTCTGTGTTTACCGTGTAAATAACGTCAGACTGTTGAAGATGAAGCTTTTTGTATGAATCCCAGGAAACTCTCGCTCAGCCGCTTCAGACACTCGGAGAGGTTTTCAGCCGGAGATCGGTGAAGGAATGCTGAGCGGCTTCGTCCAGATCGCACCTGAAACACCTCTGAGTAGAGTTAGCCCGACGCGGCCGCTAACGGGGAGTTTAGGGTGGGTTTGGGTCACGTTTGGGCTCAAAtgttttctgctgcaggttcgaatttattgaaaacaacCAGTGTGTTAAAGATCAGCCCGAGCATGTTTAAGTTGCTCTCTAGTTTTTCCACATCAAGTGCAAATTCAGATTTAAATCCAGCATTCTGGTGTGTTTGGCTTCTTTAGTAGAATATGAAAACAGTTTTaatggattaaaaataaattatgcattAACTACAGTGACTGAAGATTATTTACTGAACCTGCTTTTCAGATAAATCTGATTTTACTCTGTAAAAGCTCTGAAACATGAAGAGTTTAAGATGCTTTAGGCTATAATTCATATCATTTTTATTCAGAACATTTTTACGTTTTCTCATTAACTGTAACTGCAGCCGAAATATGTGAGATTCTAAACAAAGTCACAGCCTTATATGttagtttttttaatatgttcaGTTTTTCAGATTAAAAGACAAATTAAAGGTGTTTTGGGGGTAAATCAGGAACATTTTTTACAGAGTAtattaagggtttttttttttttttttggctggatTAAGGAACATTTAAGGGTTTAAAATCTATGAAAATGTAAGAAACAGCATAAAGTTTGCAATGGAAACAGTTTTTAGAGTctaatggatggattttaatttaaatttgagGGTTTTTCTTTCAAAGTCATCTTGTTACAGTATGCTCGTCTCCCTGTAAGTGGCATTAAAGTACTGTGATTACTGGACAAACCTGTGTCCTCTCATAGAATATTACTGATGATCTCTGCTCCTGTTTGTTGGTCTTTGTCACTCTGTAACCTGCAGGAAGCCTCCATCCTTCAGCTGCTCAGCGCCTTTtactcctttttttgttttctgtgtagtCAGTAATTAAAATGCACAGTGACTGTTTAATTGACCTGTAAATATGCCAATCAATCAATAAACCAATCAGGCATGAAGCTGTGTCAGTGTGACCTGTGAACATGTTTCTGATTTGAAAGGTTGCTTCCAATTATTGTTTCCAATCACTGGATTCACAGCATGTTTCTGATGTTGCAGCTTCATTGTATCCAAGTTAGATTTGGTTACTTTCCCCCCTGAGAGCTTGAAGCTTCAGAAGGAGAGAAACGGCTCAGGATCAGAAGGAAACCACAGCGCCCgtcagaagcagcaggatgaactgtgagGTGATCAGGGCTATACTCTCCGCTCTAGACTCAGAGAGCAGGTGGATAACAAGCCAAAGTAAACTAgtagtttctcaaggcaaagaaatgggatatttttcagtgtctgagtcagtcacctgatctcaggcCAGCAGAGTAGCTTTTCAGTTAGTGAAGGCAGACACACAAGCAGggcggctgcagtaaaggcctgcaGAGGAGGACATGCAACAACTGGTCGTGTCCATGAGTTCTCTGCAAATGTGAGCctgtcaataaaaatgtaattcctaaacagttaatgcaacacTTTAAACCCCTGAATTGAAGCTGAAGTTCTGCACGTCAATCACATCTCAGTGGTTTGATTTAAACACACTTCcgtgtttttattatttgtgtaaAGCACGTTTCGAGGGTTTTAGAAACGTACAAACCAACCTTCACTGTGCCATTGTCCTGATTGGTCCGTTTGAATTTTCAAACGTCTTCCGTATTGTGACATACGCGCACAGTGGACCAATTAGCATTTGAGCGCCGCCGGCGGTGGGCTATAAAAGGGAATCAGCAGCAAAGCTGCTCATGCTCAAGAAAGATGGCACGAACCAAGCAGACCGCCCGTAAATCCACCGGAGGGAAAGCTCCCAGGAAGCAGCTGGCCACCAAAGCTGCCCGTAAGAGCGCACCAGCCACCGGCGGCGTGAAGAAACCTCACCGCTACAGGCCCGGCACCGTGGCCCTCAGGGAGATCCGTCGCTATCAGAAATCCACTGAGCTGCTCATCCGCAAGCTTCCCTTCCAGCGCCTGGTCAGGGAGATCGCTCAGGACTTCAAGACCGACCTGCGCTTCCAGAGCTCCGCCGTCATGGCTCTGCAGGAGGCCAGCGAGGCTTACCTGGTCGGCCTGTTCGAGGATACCAACCTGTGCGCCATCCACGCCAAGAGGGTCACCATCATGCCCAAAGACATCCAGCTGGCCCGCCGCATCCGCGGAGAGAGGGCTTAAACTGACCTGAGACCAGCGTATAATCaaacggctcttttaagagccACAAACTGGGTCTGAAGAGCTGCAGTCCTGTTACACTAATAGTCAGGTTTTGAAAGCATTATAAAATGAAGTTATGGTAGATAAATACTGCGCACCcccaaaaaaaattcagattaCCTCATAATACGACAGCACCGCATGTTTCATCCTGGAGTCAAAACTGCGGCACATTAAGAGCAGATCACTTATTTAGAAACTCGGGGGTCAAATTGTTGTGACACGTAAATCAGGTCTTTGTAATGTGTTTAGCCAAACTGATTAGTCGATTACAGCATGAACAAAGGATCACTCTCAGTAAGGTGGGtggctctgaaaagagccgTTGTGTTGGGAGGTCAGAGCAGATTTAGCCTCCGAAGCCGTACAGAGTGCGGCCCTGCCTCTTCAGAGCGTACACCACGTCCATGGCGGTCACGGTCTTCCTCTTGGCGTGCTCGGTGTAGGTGACGGCGTCCCGGATCACGTTCTCCAGGAACACCTTCAGCACACCGCGGGTCTCCTCGTAGATCAGGCCGGAGATACGCTTTACACCGCCACGGCGAGCCAGACGGCGGATGGCGGGTTTGGTGATGCCCTGGATGTTATCGCGGAGAACCTTCCGGTGGCGTTTGGCGCCTCCTTTGCCGAGCCCTTTACCTCCTTTTCCGCGTCCACTCATTTTCTCGAAGCCGTGTAGAAACACTGAAGGCGGACGAACCGGGTGCGTTGAGGTTTAAAGGCGTTCTGCGGACGTAAAAGAGAACACTGTTCTTCCCGCCAATTTTAAAGGACAGACAAGTCAGAAACGTTAGAATCGGTGTTTTGACCGCCTAATTTGTATGAGTACAATAAAATGCTCCATGCCCCTTCTGGAGACCACAAAACAAGGGCTTTCTTTAAATAAAGTGCAGTTTCAcatttacctttattttatatttaacgTTTTCCCAGCTTCAACCTCAAACCTCTACCTAAAAAAAATCGCTGAAAGCTGCAGTTTGGTCGTTTCGTGGGCTCCGTTAACAGCACGTCTGTCATTAAACAGACTGCACAGTGAGACTGGAGGGCCGCTACTGTCAgagtcacattttaaaatatttaagaacttctaaaaatatacagagtaAAATATACATAGTAAAAAGCAAAATCAGAAGTTTAATTGTAATAGATTTCTTAATGTAAGACATTTAATAGTTTCAAAAATGTATTAGAATAAAGAGGAACGTTAAGACTCGAGCTCTTCAGGTGGAGTGGGTggctcttaaaagagccgttaCAGGTGTAAAATGTTGGGGTGGGGGCTTATTTTGCCTTCTCGGTCTTCTTGGGCAGCAGCACCGCCTGGATGTTGGGCAGCACACCACCCTGAGCGATGGTTACTCCGCCCAGCAGCTTGTTCAGCTCCTCGTCATTGCGGACGGCCAGCTGTAGGTGGCGGGGGATAATTCTGGTCTTCTTGTTGTCGCGAGCAGCGTTTCCTGCCAGCTCGAGGATCTCAGCGGTCAGGTACTCCAGCACAGCGGCCAGATACACCGGAGCGCCGGCGCCGACACGCTCAGCATAGTTCCCCTTCCTCAGCAGCCTGTGGACACGACCGACTGGGAACTGAAGCCCGGCCCGGGAGGAGCGAGACTTCGCCTTAGCTCTGGCTTTGCCGCTTTTGCCACCGCGTCCAGACATGCTTTCGTCTTCTGCTAACAGCTGAAAGGAAGTAGAATGTTTATAGCGAAATCAAGGCTTCCTTATATTGACGCCAGCGGCTTCTTCCTGATCGCTCATTGGACAGCCTGCGCTTCGGCGGGATGGTCCAATCAGAAATAAATACGTGAAGTTAGCGCAGCTGTTTGAATGGTTTATAACCAAGACttcagataagataaaactttaatgatcccacgacggggaaattt encodes:
- the LOC115773387 gene encoding histone H4, with the translated sequence MSGRGKGGKGLGKGGAKRHRKVLRDNIQGITKPAIRRLARRGGVKRISGLIYEETRGVLKVFLENVIRDAVTYTEHAKRKTVTAMDVVYALKRQGRTLYGFGG
- the LOC115773386 gene encoding histone H3 — encoded protein: MARTKQTARKSTGGKAPRKQLATKAARKSAPATGGVKKPHRYRPGTVALREIRRYQKSTELLIRKLPFQRLVREIAQDFKTDLRFQSSAVMALQEASEAYLVGLFEDTNLCAIHAKRVTIMPKDIQLARRIRGERA